Sequence from the Burkholderia cepacia genome:
AGCGCGAGCACGCCGAGCGAGGCCGTCGCGAGCCCCGCGTGAAACGCGTTGTAGCCCATCACGGCCTGCATCCACAGCGGAAACACGACGCCGACCACCGAGAAGCTCATCATCCCGAGCGAGATGATCAGCACGCAGAACGAGAACGTGCGATCGCGGAACAGGCTCAGGTCGACGACGGGATGCGCCTCGCCCGCCTCCCAGATCAGCAGCGACACGATCGCGAGCCCCGCGACCACCGCCAGCGTGACGATCAGCGGCGAACCGAACCAGCCGCGATCATGGCCGAGATCGAGCATCGCCTGCAGCGAGCCGACGCCGATCACGAGCAGCACGATGCCCGGCACGTCGATCGGGCCGGCGGTGCCGCGTTGCGCGTCGGGGCGCAGCATCGCGGTGCAGACCGCGAACGAGAACAGCCCGATCGGCAGGTTGATCAGGAAGATCCACGGCCACGAGAAGTTGTCGACGATCCAGCCGCCGACCACCGGCCCGAAGATCGGCGCGAGCAGCACCGTCATCGCCCACAGCGCGAGCGCGATCGTGCGCTTGTCCGGCGGGAACGTGCGCAGCAGGATCGTCTGCGAGAGCGGCACCATCGGCCCGGAACACAGCCCCTGCAGCGCGCGGCAGATCACGAGCACGTGCAGGTCGCGCGCGAGCCCGCACAGCAGCGACGTGAGCGTGAACAGCAGCACCGCGCCGACGAACAGCCGCAACTCGCCGACGCGGCGCGCGAGCCAGCCCGTCAGCGGCACCGCGATCGCGGCCGCGACCGAATACGAGCTGATCACCCACGTGCCCTGGCTGTTCGATACGCCGAGACTGCCGGAGATCGCCGGTACCGCGACGTTCGTCACGGTCGAGTCGAGCACCTCGATGAAGGTCGCGAGCGACAGCGCGAACGTCAGCAGCGCAAGGCGCGCGCCGCGCAGCGGCCGCGCGGCCTGCGCCGCCGGCGCTGCGGGCGAGGCTGCGCTCGCGGCGTGCCGCGACGAAGCGGTGCTCATGCGCCTGCCGCGGCGACGGCGGCCGGCGCGGACGGCCCGGGCATGCGGCTCGGCTCCGGCGCGAACCGCTCGATGAAATCCGCCGCGCGCTCGCACCCGTCCGCCGCGCCGGTGATCCGCGCCCGCACCCGCGCGCCCTGCGCCGCGAACCCGGGATCGTCGAGCACGCGACGCAGCGTCGCGCCGAGCCGCGCGCCGTCGACCGGGCCGTCGACACGCACGCCGCAGCCGCTCTGCGCGATGCGCTGCGCATTGTCGAACTGGTCGTGCGCGAACGGCGTGACGACCTGCACGATCCCGGCTTCGCACGCAAGCGCCGCGGTACCGATCCCGCCGTGATGCACGAGCGCGCGACAGCGCGGCAGCAGCGTGCGCATCGGCACGAAGCGGCGCACGAGCAGGCGGCCGTCGCCCGGCAGCGCATCAGTCGACGCATCCGCCGGTGTCAGCAGGATCCCGCGCGCGCCGGTCGCGCGCAGCGCGTCCGCCACCGCGCGCGCGTATGCCGCGTGATCGACGCGTGTCGAACCGGCCGTGAACACGACCGGGGGTTCGCCGGCCGCGAGAAACGCATCGAGTGCCACATCGTCGTCGGGCGTCGCAATGTCGTTGAACAGCGGAAAGCCGCTTTGCAGATGATTCGACGGCCAGTCCGGCTGCGGCGGCGCGAACCAGCCGGGAAACAGGCACAGCACGCCGTCGGTGGAATGCAGCCAGCGGCCCAGCACGCGCCGCGCGGGCGCGAGCCCGAGATCGCGGCGCACCGCATTGAGCGCGGGGCCGCACGTGCGATCGAGCACCTGGCGCTCGATCAGCGTCATCAGCGCCGCCTTCACGGGCAGCGGCCAACGCGCGGGAATCGTCAGGCGCGGGTGGGTCGGCGGCGCATGCGCGGACAGCAGCGTCGACGGCGACACCTGCACCGACACGTACGGCGTGCCGTGCAGCTCCTGCATGAAGCGTGCGGAGAACGCCCACAGCGTGCCGACGAGCACCGTATCGCCGTCGGCCAGCGCACGCAGCGCGTCGTAGTGCGGGCGCAGCGTCGGTGCGATCACCTGCCACAGCGTGCGAAACGACGTGCGCGAATCCCACAGCGCGGGGTTCGCCATCGCGGCCTCGTATTCGGCGGCAGTACCGATCGGCACGAACGCGAAGCCGAAGCGCCGCGCGGCCGCCTCGAACGGCGCGTGCGTGCAGAACACGACGCCGTGACCGCGCGCGGCGAGCGTGCGCGCGACGCCGAGCAGCGGATGCACGTCGCCCGCCGAGCCGATCGCGGTCACGATCATCTTCGCCATCGCGCGCCTCGCGGGGATCAGTAGAAGCCGGGAATCAGCGCCGCGACCTCGCGGCGATACTGCGTGTATGCCGGCCCGAAATACCCGGTCAGCCAGCTTTCCTCGACGCGCACCTTGTACGCGAGCGAGGCGAACACGAGCAGCACGCCGATCGCGCCGCGCCATTCGCCGCCGATCAGCGCGGCGCCGACGAGCGCGATCAGGCAGCCCGTATAGATCGGGTGACGCACGAGCGCGTACGGCCCGGTGCGCACGAGTTCATGGTCTTCCTTCAGCGTGACCGACACGCTCCAGTTCGTGCCGAGATGCAGCCGCGCCCACACCGAGAACAACAGGCCCGCGACCAGCACCGCGAGCCCGCGCTGCGCCTGCAGGCCGAAGCGCTGCCAGTCGGGCACGAGTGCCTGCCACGACGGATCGGGCAGGATGATCAGCGCGCCGCCGACGATCAATGGAATCGACTGCAGCGTGCGCGAGCGCGACGCTTCCTTGCGCACGGTCGCCTTCACGCCTTGCGAAGTGGCGATCCAGTAGGCGAGCCACGCGGCCCACGGAACGACGATGGCGATGGTCTGAACGATATTCACGGCTGGCCTGCCTCGTGTGGAGTGGAGAAACGGATGGCTGCGCGGCGTCACGACGACAGCGCGGGCCACGGCGCGTTCACGCATGCCTGCGGCACGTCGGGCGACTCGCCGGCCGCGGCCTGCGCGGCGCCGCAGAGGAAGCCGAGCAGTTCCGCGCGCGTGCTCTCGCGCTGCGCGCGGCCTTCGATGTCGAGAAAGTGGCCGGCATCCGGCACCGTCGCGAACCGCGCGCGCGGCACATGCGCGCCGAGCTGGCGCACGTCGGCGGGCGTCGTGTATTCGTCGCGTTCGCCGTTCAGGAACAGCAGCTCGCAGCCGATGTTCGAGAACTCGCTGAGGTAGCGCTCGGGCTGCAGCGACAGGATCTGGTCGACGTGGAACGCGACCTGGTCCTGCTCGTCGCGCGGCAGGCGCGTGAGATACCGGTAGTTGTACAGCTTCATGATGCGCGGCAGGTAGCGGCCGACGGTGTCGTTCAGCAACTGCGCGGCCTTCAGGTTCTCGCCGGCCGCGATGTGGTCGCGGGCGCGCGTCACGTAGTCGACCATCGCGTCGTTCAGGAACGGCGAAAACGAGCAGATCGCCGCGCGCCGCACGCTCGGGCAGCCGCGTGCGAGCGCGAACAGCGACGCGACGCCGCCCCACGACACCGACACGAGGTAGGCCGGCGCGAAGCGCTCGACCAGGTACTGCAGGATCGCGGCTTCGTCGTCTTTCGTCAGGATGAAGCAGCCCGGGTTGTGCTGGCGCGACTGCCCCGCGTACGGCAGGTCGAAGCAGATCGTGTTCATCCGCTCGCCGAGATACTGGACGGTCTGCCCGAACGACGCGGTCGTCGCGAGCGCGCCGTTGACGAGCATCGCCGTGTCGAACGCCGGGTCGAACACGTTCCGTTCGACGTAGACCTTCAGACCATTCGGCAGCGGGACCACGTGTTTTTCGGTCAGCATCGTCGTTCTCCGGTGGATGCGGCGTCTCGGCATGGTTGCGTGCTGCACGCGCACAAGTGCGCGACGGCGACGCGCCGGCCCCCCCGGCGCGAGCCTCGATCGCGCCGTCGCCGACGCACTGCGTCAGGTTCGGCCGCGTCGATTGATTCACGTCAATGCGGCGCAATGTTAATACGTGTCAAATTGATTGCTCAAGCCGCATCAAATATCCCCTCTACTCAGGTAGGAAATACGCCTGATTCAAATTTTTTCCGCATTTTTTATGGTATGCGGAATGGCACGACGCTGGCCGTAAATCGTTTCCATTGCAGCATCGCCACGCCGGCAACAGCATCAATATTCGTTACTATTCAATGCGTTACAACGTTTTAAACGAGTTTCCGCAACGCACCTCATCCGTCCCTCTTCCATTCGAATGTTTCTTCGTTTTCCGCAGCGCCGCTAAAATCGGTCGCATCAACATTCTTTCATTGATAAGCGATCCGCAAATATCCCGCCATTCGTTAACCATCTCGCTCAATTCAGAATCCTGTTTTAAACAAACTTCGCCTTATTTAAAAATCTTACGATTTCATTTTCCGCAACCGCACATTGCTTGCGCCGCATCGGTCGCCCACCACCCTCCGCGCGTTCCCTCCGACCCCGATTTTTTGTTGATTGAACGATCAATAAAAAACCGCTAAGCTCTCGACTTCCAACCATCCGCCGTCCGTGCACAGGGAGTCGCGATGCCGAAAGTCGGAATGCGGGAGATTCGCCGCGCACAGTTGATCGACGCCACGCTGCGTTCGATCGACGAAGCGGGCCTGCCCGGCACGACACTCGCGTCCGTCGCGCAGCGCGCGAACATCTCGACGGGTATCGTCAGCCACTACTTCGGCGACAAGGACGGCCTGCTCGAAGCGACGATGCGGCACGTGCTGCGCGACCTGTGGTCGGCCACCACGCGCCGCCGCGCGGCGGCACGCAAGGATCCGCGCTCGCGGCTGCGCGCGATCGTCGCCGCGAACTTCGACGACACGCAGGTGAGCGCGCCCGTCATGAAGACGTGGCTCGCGTTCTGGTCGCAGAGCATGCACGACCCGATGCTCAAGCGCCTGCAGCACGTCAACACGCGGCGCCTCCATTCGAACCTGTGCGCCGAATTCGCGAAGGCGTTGCCGCGCACGCAAGCGCGCGAAGCCGCCAGCGGCCTCGCCGCGCTGATCGACGGCCTGTGGCTGCGCGGCGCACTCGCCGGCGGCCCGATCGACACCCGGGCTGCATTGAAGCTCGCCCACGATTACATCGACCTGCTGCTCGCGTCCGACTGACGCGCGACGCAGTCGCCCTCAAGGAGATCCTCATGTCCGTATTCGGTTTGCAGCGCCTCTACATCGGTGGCGGTTACGTCGACGCCACGAGCGGCAAGACTTTCGACACCTTCGATCCCGCCACCGGCGAACTGCTCGCGCAGGTGCAGCAGGCGAGCGCGGCCGACGTCGATCGCGCGGTTGCATCCGCGCAGGAAGGCCAGCGTGAATGGGCCGCGATGACCGCGATGCAGCGCTCGCGCATCCTGCGCCGCGCGGTCGACCTGCTGCGCGAGCGCAACGACGAACTCGCGGCGCTGGAAACGCGCGACACGGGCAAGCCGATCGCCGAGACGCTCGCGGTCGACATCGTCACCGGCGCGGACGTGATCGAGTACTACGCGGGCCTCGCCACCGCGATCGAAGGGCTGCAGGTGCCGCTGCGCGCCGAATCGTTCGTCTACACGCGGCGCGAGCCGCTCGGCGTGTGCGCGGGCATCGGCGCATGGAACTATCCGATCCAGATCGCATGCTGGAAAACGGCGCCCGCGCTCGCGGCCGGCAACGCGATGGTGTTCAAGCCGAGCGAAGTCACGCCGCTCACCGCGCTGAAGCTCGCGGAGATCTACACGGAAGCCGGCGTGCCGGCCGGCGTGTTCAACGTCGTGCAGGGCGACGGCTCGGTCGGCGCGCTGCTGACGGGCCATCCGGACATCGCAAAGGTGTCGTTCACGGGCGGCGTCGAGACCGGCAAGAAGGTGATGTCGCTGGCCGGCGCATCGTCGCTGAAGGAAGTGACGATGGAGCTCGGCGGCAAGTCGCCGCTGATCGTGTTCGACGATGCGGATCTCGACCGCGCGGCCGACATCGCGGTCACCGCCAACTTCTTCAGCTCGGGCCAGGTCTGCACGAACGGCACGCGCGTGTTCGTGCACCGTTCGGTCAAGGACGCGTTCACGCAGAAGGTGCTCGAACGCGTGAAGCGCATCCGCGTGGGCAAGCCGACCGACGCCGACACCAACTTCGGCCCGCTCGTATCGGCCGCGCAGCTCGACAAGGTGCTCGGCTTCATCGAAAGCGGCAAGGCCGAAGGCGCGAAGCTGCTCGCGGGCGGCACGCGCCTGACGGACGGCCACTTCGGCGGCGGCCAGTACGTCGCGCCGACCGTGTTCGGCGATTGCCGCGACGACATGAAGATCGTCCGCGAGGAAATCTTCGGGCCGGTGATGAGCATCCTCGATTTCGAATCGGAAGACGAAGTGATCGCCCGCGCGAACGACACGCACTACGGTCTCGCGGCCGGCGTCGTGACGGAGAACCTGTCGCGCGCGCACCGCACGATCCATCGCCTCGAAGCCGGCATCTGCTGGATCAACACGTGGGGCGAATCGCCGGCCGAGATGCCGGTTGGCGGATACAAGCAATCCGGTGTCGGACGCGAGAACGGCATCACGACGCTCGAGCACTACACTCGAATCAAGTCGGTGCAGGTCGAGCTCGGCCGCTACAACCCGGTGTTTTAAGGATCACGAAAGGAGATTGTTGACCGTCATGACGACGCGCGAATACGACTACATCATCTGCGGCGCGGGTTCCGCGGGCAACGTGCTCGCAACGCGCCTGACGGAAGATCCGGACGTGACGGTGCTGCTGCTCGAAGCGGGCGGCCCCGACTACCGCTTCGACTTCCGCACGCAGATGCCGGCGGCACTCGCCTATCCGCTGCAGGGCCGCCGCTACAACTGGGCGTACGAAACCGACCCCGAGCCGCACATGGACAACCGCCGGATGGAATGCGGGCGCGGCAAGGGGCTCGGCGGCTCGTCGCTGATCAACGGGATGTGCTACATCCGCGGCAACGCGCTCGACTACGACAACTGGTCGACGCACAAGGGCCTCGAGAACTGGACGTATCTCGACTGCCTGCCGTACTTCAAGAAGGCCGAGACGCGCGACGTCGGCCCGAACGACTATCACGGCGGCAGCGGCCCCGTGTCGGTCACGACCAGCAAGCCGGGTGTGAACCCGCTGTTCGAGGCGATGGTCGACGCGGGTGTGCAGGCCGGCTATCCGCGCACCGACGACCTGAACGGCTATCAGCAGGAAGGCTTCGGCCCGATGGACCGCACCGTCACGCCGAAGGGCCGCCGGGCGAGCACCGCGCGCGGCTATCTCGACCAGGCGCGTGCACGGCCGAACCTCGAGATCGTCACGCACGCGCTTGCCGATCGCATCCTGTTCGACGGCAAGCGCGCATCGGGCGTCACGTACCTGCGCGGCAACGAACGCGCGACCGCGCATGCGCGCCGCGAGGTGCTCGTGTGCAGCGGCGCGATCGCGTCGCCGCAACTGCTGCAGCGCTCGGGCGTCGGCCCCGGCGCGTGGCTGAAGGAACTCGACATTCCCGTCGTGCTCGACCTGCCCGGCGTCGGCCAGAACCTGCAGGATCACCTGGAGATGTACATCCAGTACGAGTGCAAGGAACCCGTCTCCCTGTACCCGGCGCTGAAGTGGTGGAACCAGCCGAAGATCGGCCTCGAATGGATGCTGAACGGTACGGGCCTCGGCGCAAGCAACCACTTCGAAGCCGGCGGCTTCATCCGCACGCGCGATGACGACCTGTGGCCGAACATCCAGTACCACTTCCTGCCGGTGGCGATCAACTACAACGGCTCGAACGCGATCGAGATGCACGGCTTCCAGGCACACGTGGGATCGATGCGCTCGCCGAGCCGCGGCCGCGTGAAGCTGCGCTCGCGCGATCCGAACCAGCATCCGAGCATCCTGTTCAACTACATGGCCGAAGCGCTCGACTGGCGCGAGTTCCGCGATGCGATCCGCGCGACGCGTGAAATCATGCGGCAGCCCGCGCTCGACCGCTATCGCGGCCGCGAGCTGAACCCGGGCGCGGACTGCAAGACCGACAAGGAACTCGATGCGTTCGTGCGGGCCCGCGCGGAAACCGCGTTCCATCCATCGTGCTCGTGCAAGATGGGTTACGACGATATGGCGGTGGTCGACGAAGCGGGTCGCGTGCACGGGCTGGAAGGGCTGCGTGTGGTCGATGCGTCGATCATGCCGATCATCACGACCGGCAACCTCAATGCGCCGACGATCATGATCGCGGAGAAAATCGCGGACAAGATTCGTGGCAAGCAGCCGCTGGCGCGCGTGGACGTGCCTTATTTCGTCGCGAACGGGGCGATGGCGCGGAATGTCGCGAAGGCGGCAAGGCAGCCTGAGAGGGTTTGACCGGCGCGGGCCCACTGCCCGGCCGTTGCCTTCCGAACGCCGCTGACCGTCGCCGTCAGCGGCGTTTGCGCTTCCAACGCGGCCTTGCCGCTCAGCCTGCGTTCGCTACGCCGGTTCGTTCGTCGACCTGCCGCCGCAGGCGCTCGACATCCACCCGCTTCAGGTAGTTCGTGATGTTCTGCCAGATCGGATGGAACCCGTAGCCGCCATGCTGCAGTTCGTCGAGCGCCTGCTCGCGCGTCCAGCCCTGGTACACCATCCGGTACAACGCCGACACGAGGCCGGTGCGATCGGCGCCGTGCTGGCAGTGGATCAGCACCGGGCCGTCCTGGTCGGCCGTACGCAGCGCCTTCAGCGCCGCGACCATGTCCTCGTCGCGGATGTCCCACGTGTTGATCCGGATGCGCTGCATCTTGATCTGCGTGCCGGCCAGGATGCTGTCGTCCGCATGAAACGAACGGAAGCTGATGACCTTGCGAATGCCGAGCTTCTGCAGTTCCGGCACATCCGCGCGCGACAACTGCGCACTGCGGTACAGCGTCGGCGTGATGCGATGAAGGTTGTCCAAGCGCGCATCGGGAACGCTTTGCGCCCATTGAAGCGGTCGCGCGGCGACATCGGAAGACGGCTGCGCGCCGACCGGCTGCACGAGCACGGCGAGCGTGACGGCAATCATGGCAATGACGGCAATTTTCATGGCGGTTCAGAAGGATGTGCGTTCCCGCGCGCGGGAAAGAATGAACAGCACGATCGCGGCGGCGCTCATCGTCCAGTAGTCGGTCGGTGCCACACCGAACCAGTGGATATGCCACGGCACGTTGGCCGGATTGAAGCGGGCGAGACCGTAGGCCGGATTCAGCACGAACCACAGGAAATCCTCGGTCAGCCAGAACACCATGATGCACGCGACGATCCGCGCTTCGATGCGCCACGACCACCGCCCGTTGAACACGGCCGGCCAGTGAAAGAACAGCGCGACGAACGGGAACACCCACGCGTGGTAGCCGGTCATCGGCCGCCCGCCCCAGAAGATGTCAAGCAGCCAGTGATGCTCGATGCGCCACGTCGGCAGGTTGGCCGCCCAGCCCGCGCTGCCTTCGATCTGGATCTCCACGTTCGCGAAGAAATACGCGAGCAACACGACCCATGCGACGAGCGCGAGCGTGCGGCGCGTCGGAAAAAGACAGGACACGCTCATGCGGCGGGCTCCAGGCCCAGCACGCGATCGAGCACGAAGCGGCCGGCGAGCGGCCGGCCGAGCGGCGCGAGACGGCGGCGCATGTCGGCGAGACGTTCCGGCGCCTGCAGCAGCGCGCGGATCCGGTAGACGAGCGCGTCGTCGTCGATCGCCTTCAGCGCGACACCCTGTTCGAGCAGGAAATCCGCATTGCGCTCTTCCTGGCCCGGAATCGGCGAGTTGACGATCATCGGCAACTGCATCGCGAGACATTCGGACGTCGTCAGGCCACCCGGCTTCGTGATGACGAGGTCGGCGCACGCCATCAGGCGCTCGACCTGCTGCGTGAAGCCCTGCGGAAACAACCGGCCCGGATGCTGCGCCGCCAACGCCTGCAACGACGCCAGCATCGACTTGTTCTTGCCGGCCAGCGCGATCAGCTGGAAGTCGGCATCCATCTCGAGCAGGCGGCCCGCCAGCACGTCGAGCCCGCCGAGGCCCGCGCCGCCGGACATCATCAGGAAGGTCGGGCGCGCGGGATCGAGGCCGAACTCCGCCGCGCAGGCCGCGCGATCGAGCGGCTGGCCGAACGCCGGCATGATCGGGATGCCGCTGACGTGCACCGTCTCGGGCGCCATGCCGCGGGCATGCATGCGCCACGCGATCTCGTCGTTGGCCGCGAAGTAGCCGCGCATGTTCGGCACGACCCACATGCTGTGCAGGTCGAAATCGGTGACCTGCACCCACACCGGCGTGTCGACGCGCGCCTTGCGGATCTCGCGCGACAGCAGTTCGGCCGGCAGGAAGTGCGTGCAGATGATCGCGTCCGGGCGCTGGCGTTCGATCTCCGCGAGCAGCTTCCGGCAATTGAGCCGCTCGATCGCGCGCCGGATCTTCTGCGACGGCGCGGCGGGATCGACTTCGTCGGTCTTCTGGTACAGATAGCCCCACAGCGCGGGCTGGCTGCTGACGAGCTTGATGTAGAGATCGGTGTACAGCTTGCGGAAGCCGGTGGACACGAAATCCATCACGTCGAGGTGGGTGGCTTCGATGCCGGCGGGATGGTGATCGGCGAATGCGCGGATCGCTTCGGCCGCTCGGGTATGGCCGGCGCCGGCGCTGACGCTCAGGAGAAGGATCTTCTTGTTTTGTGTCGACATCTGATTGATCGATTTGATTGATGTGATCCGGATGCGAGTTTGGCATAACACGCCATCAACCTAGAAGCCAATCCTCGCGGATCGCCCGCTGGCGGACGATCGTCGTCATCGCCGTTTGTTCGGCCACACCGAACAATCGACAGGGTTTTCGCGCGGCTGTCGCGCCCCCGGCAAACTCCGGTCGTCGTTGCTAAGATAGCGATCCCACCGCTTGGACGAACGCCGATCGAACGCCCGATGCCGCCTGCCCGCGCCACTTTCCGCCCTTCGCGCCCGCGCGCCGCCGCGCCGGCGCCCGCCCTCTCTCCTACCGGACCTCGCCCGTGAGCACGACCCCGATCCTTTCCGTCTCCGACCTCTCCAAGACTTACGCGTCCGGCTTCCAGGCGCTGAAGCACGTGACCCTCGACATCCGCCCCGGCGAGATCTTCGCGTTGCTCGGGCCGAACGGCGCCGGCAAGACGACGCTGATCGGCTCGATCTGCGGTATCGTCACGCCGACCGCAGGCCGCGTGACGGTCGGCGGCCACGACATTCGCGATCACTACCGCGCGGCCCGCGAAATGATCGGCCTCGTGCCGCAGGAACTGACGACCGACGCGTTCGAAACCGTCTGGGCGACCGTGTCGTTCAGCCGCGGCCTGTTCGGCAAGGCGCCCGATCCCGCGCATATCGAGAAGACGCTGAAGGCGCTGTCGCTGTGGGACAAGCGCGACAACAAGCTGATGACGCTGTCGGGCGGCATGAAGCGCCGCGTGATGATCGCGAAGGCGCTGTCGCACGAGCCGCGCATCCTGTTCCTCGACGAGCCGACGGCCGGCGTCGACGTCGAGCTGCGCCGCGACATGTGGAAGCTCGTCGATTCGCTGCGCGAAAGCGGCGTGACGATCCTGCTGACCACGCACTACATCGAGGAAGCCGAGGAAATGGCCGACCGGATCGGCATCATCCTCGGCGGCGAGCTCGTGCTCGTCGAGGAGAAGCACGAGCTGATGCGCAAGCTCGGCAAGAAGCAGCTCACCGTGCAGCTCGAGCACCCGCTCGCCGACGTGCCGCCCGCGCTCGCGCCGTTCGGCCTCGAACGCGCGGACGACGGCGCCGCGCTCGTCTACACGTACGACTCGCAGCGCGACGACGCAAGCATCGCGACGCTGATCAATGCGCTCGGCTCGGCCGGCATCGGCTTTCGCGACCTGCATACGACGCAGAGCTCGCTCGAGGACATTTTCGTCAGCCTGATCGACAACCGCCGCAACGGCTCACGAGAGGCAACCCTCGCATGAATTTCCAAGCAATCCGCGCGATCTACCGCGCCGAAATGGCCCGCACGCGCCGCACGCTGATGCAGAGCATCATCGCGCCGGTGATCTCGACGTCGCTGTATTTCGTCGTGTTCGGCTCCGCGATCGGCTCGCGCATCAGCGACGTGAACGGGATCGGCTACGGCTCGTTCATCGTGCCGGGGCTCGTGATGCTGTCGCTGCTGTCGCAGAGCATCTCGAACGCGTCGTTCGGTATCTACTTCCCGCGCTTCACCGGCACGATCTACGAGATCCTCTCCGCACCCGTGTCCTACTGGGAAATCGTGATCGCGTATGTGGGCGCGGCCGCGTCGAAGTCGATCCTGCTCGGCGTGATCATCCTCGCCACGGCCGGGCTGTTCGTGCCGCTGCACATCCTGCATCCGTTCTGGATGGTGCTGTTCCTCGTGCTGACGGCGGTCACGTTCAGCCTGTTCGGCTTCGTGATCGGCATCTGGGCCGACAGCTTCGAGAAGCTGCAGCTCGTGCCGCTGCTGATCATCACGCCGCTCACGTTCCTCGGCGGCAGCTTCTACTCGGTCGACATGCTGCCGCCCGCGTGGCGCGTCATCACGCTGTTCAACCCGATCGTCTACCTGGTCAGCGGCTTCCGCTGGTCGTTCTACGGGCTCGCCGACGTGCACGTGTGGATCAGCCTCGCCGCGACCGGGCTGTTCCTCCTGATCCTGCTGGCGATCGTCGCGTGGATGTTCCGCACCGGCTACAAGCTGAAGAACTGACGCAAGGCGGCCACGCCCCGCGCCGCCGCCGATGACGCATTTGGGCAAGCAGGCGGCGTTTTTCCTCTGATGCGCCAGTTTGTGGTCGCGTCTACTGAAGACGAAGCATCGGGGCCGCGAAGCACGCGCTTCGCGGCCCCTTTTCATTTCAGAGGACGCCATGCCCGCCGCCACCGCTCCCGCCTCCGCCGCCGCCCGGCTCGAACGCCTGCCGTTCTCCGGCTATCACAAGCGGATCTTCTTCATCATCGCGATCGCGTTCTTCTTCGATTCGGTCGACCTCGGCACGATGACGTTCGTGCTCGGCTCGATCCGCAAGGAGTTCGGGCTGTCGTCCGCGGCCGCCGGCCTCGTCGCGAGCGCGAGCTTCTTCGGGATGGTGCTCGGCGCGGCCGTCGCCGGCCTGCTCGCCGACCGCTTCGGCCGCCGCCCCGTGTTCCAGTGGAGCATGGTGCTGTGGGGCGCGGCCTCCTATCTGTGCTCGACCGCGCAGAGCGTCGACGCGCTGATCGTCTACCGCGTGCTGCTCGGGATCGGGATGGGGATGGAATTCCCGGTCGCGCAAACATTGCTGTCCGAATTCGTGCCGACCGAGAAGCGCGGCCGCCTGATCGCGCTGATGGACGGCTTCTGGCCGCTCGGCTTCATCACGGCCGGCATCGTCGCGTATTTCGTGCTGCCGCAGTTCGGCTGGCGCACGGTGTTCGCGCTGCTTGCGATTCCCGCGGTGTTCGTGCTCGTCGTGCGCCGGATCGTGCCCGAATCGCCGCGCTGGCTCGAGCATGCGGGCCGGCACGCGGAAGCCGACACGGTGATGCACACGATCGAGGCGAAGGTGATGCGCTCGGCCGGCGTCACGACGCTGCCGCCGCCATCGCGGCTCGCGGAACCCGTCGCGGCACGCGGCCACGGTGCGC
This genomic interval carries:
- a CDS encoding MFS transporter yields the protein MPAATAPASAAARLERLPFSGYHKRIFFIIAIAFFFDSVDLGTMTFVLGSIRKEFGLSSAAAGLVASASFFGMVLGAAVAGLLADRFGRRPVFQWSMVLWGAASYLCSTAQSVDALIVYRVLLGIGMGMEFPVAQTLLSEFVPTEKRGRLIALMDGFWPLGFITAGIVAYFVLPQFGWRTVFALLAIPAVFVLVVRRIVPESPRWLEHAGRHAEADTVMHTIEAKVMRSAGVTTLPPPSRLAEPVAARGHGALREIWSGVYRRRTVMVWLLWFFALLGFYGLTSWLGALLQQAGFEVTKSVFYTVLISLGGVPGFLCAAWLVERWGRKPTCIASLIGGGAMAYAYGQSALYGGSTTLLIVTGLAMQFFLFGMWAALYTYTPELYGTGARATGSGFASAIGRVGSLIGPYVVGVVLPVFGQGGVFTLGALSFVAAAIAVWTLGIETKGLALEQLAAGDEAGGGGRYAAAAAADKVS